Part of the candidate division KSB1 bacterium genome is shown below.
GATCGTCTTTATCGGAGAGCAGCATTGCCCTTTTGCTGAGGAAATCGACGAGTTCGAACCCGTTTCGCTGCACTTTTTGGGAGAAATTGATGGAGAACCGATCGCGGCGGCGCGCCTGCGCTTTCCCGGAAACTATGCCAAACTGGAGCGCATCGCCGTACGCCGTGAGTGGCGCGGTCGAGGTTACGGGCATGCGCTTGTGGACTATTTGATCGAACAGGCCGAGCAGCGCGGCTACAAAACATTAAAGATGCACGCCCAAGCGCATTTGGTTGACTTTTATGCTCGGCACGGATTTGTGCGCCAGGGTGGAATCTTTCAGGAAGCGGGTATCGATCATTATTTGATGGTTCGAATCAGGGATGTCGATTGAAAAATCCCTTGTGAATTATGCTTAGGTCGAGTATATTGATTAAATTCAATCATCATTAAAATTTTTTGGAGCCATTGTATGAAACGATTCTTTGCTCTTTTGGTCGCGGCAGCCCTTTTGACTGCAGGATGCTCGAAAAACGTTCCCAAGGCGCCGTATGCAAAAGGAACGGAGCCCTATAAATTCTTTCGCACGCTCTCCGATTCCCTCAAAATCACCCAGTTGAACCCTGACAAGCCGGTTTTGCTGATCACGACCAAGCAATTCAAGGTCTATTCTTACGACATTTTGCCCAGCATTTATGCCCGTTTTAACCGTTACCGCAACAACCTCGGCA
Proteins encoded:
- a CDS encoding GNAT family N-acetyltransferase, with translation MIFRPAKTMDDLVKVFIVRAIVFIGEQHCPFAEEIDEFEPVSLHFLGEIDGEPIAAARLRFPGNYAKLERIAVRREWRGRGYGHALVDYLIEQAEQRGYKTLKMHAQAHLVDFYARHGFVRQGGIFQEAGIDHYLMVRIRDVD